In the genome of Paenibacillus pabuli, one region contains:
- a CDS encoding ABC transporter permease yields MRTLKRTWPFHVMLLPAIIFLIIFSYVPMGGIVMAFQNYKPWLGISGSEWVGLDNFRYLFEREDSLQVIWNTLIIAVLKLIFNLFVPFVFAILLNEVRKMAIQRTIQTLVYLPHFLSWVILGGILIDLLSTGGLVNRVLGTFGLGPYFFLGDNSWFRPTIILTDVWKEFGYNMIVFLAALAGINPALYEAAEIDGAGRWKQTLHITIPSLVPMLMVVGTLALGNVLNAGFDQIFNLYNPLVYQTGDIIDTFVYRSALENGEMGFATAIGLFKSVISMVLILVSYSLAKKYAGYRIF; encoded by the coding sequence ATGAGAACTTTAAAACGAACTTGGCCATTCCACGTAATGCTGCTGCCAGCCATCATCTTTCTGATTATATTCAGTTATGTGCCTATGGGCGGAATTGTTATGGCATTTCAGAACTACAAACCATGGCTCGGCATCAGCGGATCGGAGTGGGTCGGGCTTGATAATTTTAGATATTTGTTTGAACGCGAGGACAGCCTGCAAGTCATTTGGAATACACTGATCATTGCTGTACTTAAACTCATCTTTAACTTGTTTGTCCCGTTTGTGTTCGCGATTTTGTTGAATGAAGTTCGCAAGATGGCGATCCAGCGAACGATCCAAACCTTGGTGTATCTGCCTCACTTCTTGTCTTGGGTTATCCTGGGCGGAATTCTGATTGATCTGTTATCCACCGGGGGACTGGTGAACCGGGTACTGGGGACATTCGGACTTGGGCCATATTTCTTCCTTGGAGATAACAGCTGGTTCCGACCAACAATCATTTTAACGGATGTGTGGAAGGAATTCGGCTATAACATGATTGTCTTTTTGGCTGCCCTTGCCGGCATTAACCCGGCGCTGTATGAAGCAGCAGAGATTGACGGAGCGGGTCGTTGGAAGCAGACGCTGCATATTACCATCCCGTCTCTTGTACCGATGCTGATGGTGGTTGGAACACTGGCACTGGGCAACGTGCTTAACGCCGGGTTCGATCAGATTTTCAACCTGTATAACCCGCTCGTATATCAAACGGGCGACATTATTGATACATTCGTTTATCGCTCGGCGCTGGAAAATGGAGAGATGGGCTTCGCGACCGCCATTGGATTATTTAAATCGGTCATCAGCATGGTCTTGATCCTTGTATCCTACAGCTTAGCCAAAAAATACGCCGGATATCGCATATTCTAA
- a CDS encoding carbohydrate ABC transporter permease — protein sequence MYHKSTPYRVFNVINICFLILVAIMCIVPMIHVLAVSFSNKAAADANLVSLWPVGFSLEAYKKTMNNPIFLNSLWISLLRTVIGTAITLLITFLAAYPLSKENNEFKGRTVYSWIFVFSMIFNGGLVPFYMVIQKIGLMDSFWVLVLPGAVNTFLVILMLNFFRGIPKELEEAALMDGANHFRTLFSIFLPISMPSIATIALFSMVFHWNSWFDGLLYMNNAKDYPLATFMQTVIIKRDMSTMAMNPKEMETISQTTVRAAQIFIGSAPILIVYPFLQRFFVKGMTLGSVKG from the coding sequence ATGTATCATAAATCAACGCCTTATCGCGTGTTCAACGTCATCAATATTTGTTTTCTCATTTTGGTTGCCATTATGTGTATTGTACCGATGATTCATGTTTTGGCTGTATCCTTCAGTAACAAGGCTGCAGCAGATGCCAACCTCGTCAGCCTCTGGCCGGTAGGGTTCTCACTTGAAGCATACAAAAAAACGATGAATAATCCGATTTTCTTAAATTCTCTCTGGATTTCCTTGCTGCGGACAGTCATTGGTACGGCAATTACGTTGCTGATTACCTTTTTGGCGGCGTACCCGTTGTCGAAAGAAAATAATGAATTTAAAGGAAGAACCGTCTATTCATGGATTTTTGTTTTTAGTATGATCTTCAATGGGGGACTCGTTCCCTTCTATATGGTCATCCAGAAAATCGGCCTGATGGATTCCTTCTGGGTGCTGGTACTTCCGGGAGCTGTTAACACCTTCCTCGTTATTCTGATGCTAAACTTCTTCAGGGGTATTCCGAAAGAGCTTGAGGAAGCAGCGCTGATGGATGGTGCCAATCACTTCAGAACGTTGTTCAGTATCTTCCTGCCGATTTCCATGCCATCTATCGCAACGATTGCACTGTTCAGTATGGTGTTTCACTGGAACTCCTGGTTTGACGGATTGCTTTACATGAACAATGCCAAGGATTATCCGCTGGCTACTTTCATGCAGACCGTCATTATCAAACGTGATATGAGTACGATGGCCATGAACCCAAAAGAGATGGAAACCATTTCTCAGACCACAGTAAGAGCGGCACAGATTTTTATCGGAAGTGCGCCAATCCTCATTGTGTATCCATTCCTGCAGCGCTTCTTTGTCAAAGGGATGACCTTGGGTTCGGTTAAAGGCTGA
- a CDS encoding ABC transporter substrate-binding protein — MVRTFKVWPRFTAAVMALSLVLAGCSSDKGGTTTPEAQGGGAAETGGKPYEVTLYYPGTPQKDVALVEAEINKKMEPKIGATLKINAIDWGQWDNKLNLMISSGEKADIIFTAAWQNYTVNVAKGAFLPLNDLLDKYGQDIKKNLDPAFLEGSQVDGVNYGVPTNKELAATRGVLVRKDLADKYKLDLTAVKTWADLEPLLKTIKENEPGVTPFYMSNTNGNGLLENLDWDYLGDASVPGVISKTAGTTTVLNEVETPEFKEAAELARKWYQAGYINSDAATSNVFPKDQAKAGKAFLWTDGMKPGKDKEEEGYVGYPLTQIEMTQPTITTGDASGAMLAISRSSEQPEKAMQVINLLHSDKEINNLLNFGIEGTHYVKKDGQDNIITLPEGVDANNRTYNPGAQWQLGNQFLNYLWDNEDPQKWEKFKEFNAKGVKSPALGFTFNSQSVKNEIAAVNNVNKQFKPGMTSGAVDPNEMIPKYLEKLKAAGIDKIIAAKQEQLDAFLSKNKK, encoded by the coding sequence TTGGTTAGAACGTTTAAGGTATGGCCGCGTTTCACGGCAGCAGTTATGGCGCTGAGCCTGGTGCTGGCAGGATGCTCATCAGACAAAGGCGGAACAACAACACCGGAAGCACAGGGTGGCGGTGCAGCGGAGACTGGGGGCAAGCCCTATGAAGTGACGTTGTATTATCCGGGGACACCACAGAAAGATGTAGCTCTGGTCGAAGCCGAGATCAATAAAAAGATGGAGCCCAAGATCGGGGCAACGCTCAAGATTAATGCAATCGACTGGGGCCAGTGGGATAACAAGCTGAATCTGATGATCTCTTCCGGCGAAAAAGCGGACATCATTTTCACGGCGGCATGGCAAAACTATACGGTCAATGTGGCAAAAGGCGCTTTCTTGCCGCTCAATGATCTGCTTGACAAGTATGGGCAGGATATCAAGAAAAATCTTGATCCAGCCTTTCTGGAAGGTTCCCAAGTGGATGGCGTAAACTATGGCGTTCCAACCAACAAGGAGTTGGCAGCGACGCGTGGCGTACTTGTACGCAAAGATTTGGCCGACAAATACAAGCTTGATCTGACCGCAGTGAAAACGTGGGCTGACCTGGAGCCGCTGCTCAAAACGATCAAGGAAAACGAGCCGGGCGTTACCCCGTTCTATATGTCCAATACCAATGGTAACGGGCTGCTGGAAAATCTGGACTGGGATTATCTCGGTGATGCATCCGTTCCAGGTGTAATCTCCAAAACAGCGGGTACAACGACGGTACTGAACGAAGTGGAGACCCCTGAGTTCAAAGAAGCCGCTGAGCTTGCACGCAAATGGTATCAGGCTGGATACATTAACAGTGATGCAGCAACTTCCAATGTATTCCCAAAAGATCAGGCGAAGGCAGGCAAGGCTTTCCTGTGGACCGATGGCATGAAGCCGGGTAAGGATAAGGAAGAAGAAGGGTACGTTGGATATCCACTGACCCAGATTGAGATGACACAGCCTACGATTACAACCGGGGATGCTTCCGGTGCGATGCTGGCGATTTCCCGGTCCTCTGAGCAGCCGGAGAAGGCAATGCAAGTCATTAACCTGCTGCATTCCGACAAAGAAATTAACAACCTGCTTAACTTCGGAATTGAAGGCACACATTATGTGAAAAAAGACGGCCAGGACAACATCATTACCCTCCCGGAAGGGGTAGATGCGAACAATCGCACATACAATCCGGGTGCACAATGGCAGCTGGGTAACCAGTTCCTGAACTATCTATGGGATAATGAAGATCCACAGAAATGGGAAAAGTTCAAGGAGTTTAATGCCAAGGGCGTTAAGTCACCTGCACTGGGCTTTACGTTCAACAGTCAATCCGTCAAAAACGAAATTGCTGCGGTCAACAACGTAAACAAGCAGTTCAAGCCGGGGATGACCTCGGGTGCAGTAGATCCAAACGAGATGATCCCAAAATATCTGGAGAAGCTGAAAGCTGCAGGTATTGATAAAATCATTGCCGCCAAACAAGAACAGCTCGACGCATTCCTGTCCAAAAATAAAAAATGA
- a CDS encoding extracellular solute-binding protein: MRAKSTKKRWLPLLATTTCLAVILSACGGGNSGGENAGSSTPAVENEYKEKYDPAVTITTAWGIDPELKFKNGESMENNVATKWAKDKFGIEIKSLWSVTDTNSAFATKLRLAMSSGQEMPDVVTIGQPDNLVAQDLIDSGMYQEVGPLFDKYASDTWKKAMEQDPNVWNQYSRDGKKMGIPVLDYAYNNDYLLWIRQDWLDKLNLEAPKTIDELETVVEAFKNKNPDGLAPDKVTPLSIGFKTSMNTWMGDPSWIFGAYGTLPQQWNLGADGKLEYGSINSGMKQGLTKLSEWLKKGYIPQEAALWDENKTAEPAVAGTAGIIPGPYWMSGWPLIDTVKNVPSAVWKPIAIPAGPDGKAMRHGTQFVNGVTLIKKDMEHPEAFFTYQNYLFDNYADPAKGSPYDNGLFEGYDYQLDANGKQVKPADMDGGYVNVVRYLLVRDGARIPDAQMKALMNLADGKEPETKLEKDVAVNYGPETPAAAKELLDQKDISFKNMFTGPTTSTMKSKLDYLNKIENQTFNEIIYGKNPVDAFDTFVQTWKSGGGDQITQEVNEWYDSVKK; the protein is encoded by the coding sequence ATGAGAGCGAAATCTACAAAAAAGAGATGGCTACCGCTCCTCGCTACGACAACCTGTCTCGCTGTCATCCTATCTGCATGTGGAGGAGGCAACAGTGGCGGTGAGAACGCGGGTTCGAGCACGCCAGCCGTTGAAAACGAATACAAAGAAAAATATGATCCGGCAGTAACGATTACAACAGCATGGGGAATCGACCCTGAGCTAAAATTCAAAAATGGCGAATCAATGGAAAATAACGTGGCAACCAAGTGGGCCAAAGACAAATTTGGAATTGAAATCAAATCCTTGTGGTCTGTGACAGATACGAACAGTGCATTTGCAACCAAACTTCGTCTTGCAATGTCTTCCGGTCAGGAAATGCCGGATGTTGTGACAATAGGGCAGCCGGATAATTTAGTTGCTCAAGATTTGATTGACTCCGGCATGTATCAGGAAGTTGGGCCGCTGTTCGACAAATATGCTTCTGATACATGGAAAAAAGCGATGGAGCAGGATCCCAATGTATGGAATCAGTACAGCCGAGATGGCAAAAAAATGGGTATTCCGGTGCTGGACTACGCTTACAACAATGATTATCTGCTCTGGATTCGCCAGGATTGGCTGGACAAGCTGAATTTGGAGGCGCCAAAAACCATTGACGAACTGGAAACGGTAGTGGAAGCTTTCAAAAATAAAAATCCGGATGGATTGGCTCCAGACAAGGTTACTCCTCTGAGCATTGGCTTCAAAACTTCCATGAACACATGGATGGGTGATCCATCCTGGATTTTCGGCGCATATGGTACTTTGCCTCAGCAATGGAATTTAGGAGCAGATGGCAAGTTGGAGTACGGCTCTATCAATTCGGGCATGAAGCAAGGTCTGACCAAATTGAGCGAATGGCTCAAAAAAGGATATATCCCGCAGGAAGCAGCGTTGTGGGATGAGAACAAAACAGCAGAGCCTGCAGTGGCAGGTACAGCTGGTATTATCCCTGGTCCTTACTGGATGAGCGGATGGCCGCTGATCGACACAGTGAAAAATGTACCAAGTGCTGTGTGGAAACCGATTGCAATTCCGGCAGGCCCTGATGGCAAAGCGATGCGTCACGGAACACAATTTGTTAATGGTGTTACGCTGATCAAAAAAGATATGGAACATCCGGAAGCATTCTTCACATACCAGAACTACTTGTTCGACAACTATGCTGATCCAGCGAAAGGAAGTCCATATGACAACGGTCTGTTTGAAGGCTATGATTATCAATTGGATGCAAATGGGAAACAAGTGAAACCGGCTGATATGGATGGTGGATATGTGAATGTTGTACGTTATCTGCTTGTTCGTGATGGCGCACGTATTCCGGATGCACAGATGAAAGCCCTGATGAATCTGGCTGATGGCAAGGAACCAGAAACAAAGCTGGAGAAAGATGTAGCGGTGAACTATGGTCCAGAGACGCCTGCGGCTGCCAAAGAATTGCTTGATCAGAAGGACATCTCGTTCAAAAACATGTTTACAGGTCCTACAACTTCAACTATGAAATCCAAGCTCGACTATCTCAACAAAATTGAGAACCAAACGTTTAACGAAATCATTTATGGCAAAAATCCGGTCGATGCGTTCGATACATTTGTACAAACGTGGAAATCGGGTGGCGGTGACCAAATCACACAAGAGGTCAACGAATGGTATGACAGTGTGAAAAAATAA
- a CDS encoding glycoside hydrolase family 53 protein encodes MSHLKEEAFILGMDVSFMDEIEQHGGSYRDEHGQQTDLLTLLKMGDANAIRLRIWNDPVGGFCNLERTVAVAKRIKEQGLQFLLDFHYSDRWADPANQWKPKAWEKLSYEELQREVCTYTADVLRTLKEHDALPDMVQVGNEITPGMLWDEGRVGGQEHDTDEQWERFAGLVKYGIAAVKSIDPDIKIMIHIDRGGDNVESRKFYDRFEALGVEFDVIGLSYYPWWHGTLDALRDNLHDLAKRYGKPINVVETAYPWTLEQPEGHEWILNQEELLLPGYPASVEGQTRYLKDLLQIIREVPGSLGAGFYYWEPAWIPSKEEWSVGHPNNWGNLTMFDFKGQKLQSFSALKAGEEINTVLDEQPSAALIK; translated from the coding sequence GTGAGCCATTTAAAGGAAGAGGCATTCATTCTCGGAATGGATGTGTCATTTATGGATGAAATTGAGCAGCATGGTGGGAGCTATCGTGATGAACATGGGCAGCAGACCGACTTGCTGACCCTTCTCAAGATGGGTGATGCCAATGCAATCCGATTGCGAATCTGGAATGATCCTGTAGGTGGATTCTGTAATCTGGAGCGGACAGTAGCGGTAGCCAAACGGATCAAGGAACAAGGCTTGCAATTTTTGCTGGATTTTCATTATTCCGATCGTTGGGCCGATCCAGCCAATCAATGGAAGCCGAAGGCTTGGGAGAAGCTGTCTTATGAGGAACTGCAACGCGAGGTATGTACCTATACGGCAGACGTACTGAGAACACTCAAGGAGCATGATGCATTGCCGGACATGGTCCAAGTGGGAAATGAGATTACACCTGGCATGTTATGGGATGAAGGGCGTGTCGGTGGGCAAGAACATGATACTGATGAACAGTGGGAGCGTTTTGCCGGACTTGTGAAGTATGGGATCGCTGCGGTTAAATCCATCGATCCTGACATCAAGATCATGATCCATATAGACCGCGGTGGTGATAATGTGGAGAGCCGCAAGTTCTATGATCGCTTTGAAGCTCTTGGTGTGGAGTTCGATGTCATTGGGCTCTCGTATTACCCTTGGTGGCATGGAACACTGGATGCACTGCGGGATAATCTGCATGACCTGGCTAAACGCTACGGCAAACCAATCAATGTGGTTGAAACCGCTTATCCTTGGACACTGGAGCAGCCTGAAGGCCACGAGTGGATTCTGAATCAGGAAGAACTGCTGCTGCCGGGTTATCCGGCAAGTGTGGAAGGACAGACACGTTATCTGAAGGATCTGCTGCAGATTATTCGTGAAGTTCCGGGCAGTCTCGGAGCGGGGTTCTATTACTGGGAGCCTGCCTGGATTCCTAGCAAGGAAGAGTGGTCTGTAGGACATCCGAATAACTGGGGTAACCTGACGATGTTTGACTTCAAGGGTCAGAAGTTGCAATCGTTTTCAGCTTTGAAGGCTGGAGAGGAAATCAATACTGTATTGGATGAGCAGCCGAGTGCTGCATTGATCAAATAG
- a CDS encoding sensor histidine kinase, translating into MSYRTNLFSKMVILILIMLVPVVLLYWYSNHKTTAVLRDELNRSNSNQLEFFQNQVNTHIELLSSWPNLLIHDPDIASFRRIYADSKYFDLDTINLVKRIQNKLSIQESSSNWTTKLYLYSPTLGRVVSERDAGYYDQQTLRGNMSSGWNVRKVQEGEDEKFIFSWITVSPYGINDPAANAQTVIKLEFDSDNIRDMLDKFKDDGRHDPFYYREETGVIYNRTSDRALTGQLMDKLAIDKLKDVDNRTVVIDGKPYMVNTVKSSTTGWYLVDYMPLSAILKPIHQSNILFYSAMICLLLMSFAVAYLLYVQVQVPVKQLIRGFQRLKQEDYSVRITPKGRNEFSFLSERFNSMVAQIQQLFENVYLEQIHVREARLKQLQSQINPHFFYNCFSFITSMAKLKRVDAVVAMSHNLSRYYRYTTRQERDVVPLTEEIEFVTCYLEIQQMRMDRIRFKIDLSEDILRQEVPPLIVQPLVENAVIHGIEADAEAGEIRVSGEQKNGMMILTVDDDGHGMDEMARQMLLHKLTGGMDQEMGCGLWNVNQRLQLRYGDQAGISITESPLGGLRVTLSWPADEKHLLE; encoded by the coding sequence ATGTCATACCGGACGAATCTATTTTCCAAAATGGTCATTTTAATTCTAATTATGCTGGTCCCAGTCGTACTGCTGTACTGGTATTCCAACCATAAAACGACAGCAGTTCTGCGGGATGAGCTCAATCGCTCCAACAGCAACCAACTGGAATTTTTTCAAAATCAAGTGAATACACACATCGAATTGTTATCCTCGTGGCCAAATCTGCTCATTCATGATCCTGATATTGCGAGCTTCCGGCGGATCTACGCCGACAGTAAATATTTCGATCTGGATACGATCAATCTGGTGAAACGTATTCAGAACAAGTTGAGCATCCAGGAGAGTTCGTCCAACTGGACAACGAAATTGTACCTCTATTCACCGACGCTCGGCAGAGTCGTCTCTGAACGAGATGCCGGCTATTACGATCAGCAGACACTGCGAGGCAACATGTCGTCCGGGTGGAATGTTCGAAAGGTTCAGGAAGGAGAAGATGAAAAATTCATCTTCAGCTGGATTACCGTATCTCCATACGGCATTAATGATCCCGCAGCCAATGCCCAGACCGTGATTAAGCTTGAATTCGACAGTGACAACATTCGAGATATGTTGGACAAATTCAAGGACGATGGTCGCCATGATCCCTTTTATTACCGGGAAGAGACGGGGGTTATCTATAACCGAACCTCGGATCGTGCGCTGACAGGCCAACTGATGGACAAGCTGGCCATTGATAAGCTCAAGGATGTGGATAACCGGACGGTCGTCATCGACGGCAAGCCATACATGGTTAATACGGTAAAGTCCAGCACGACAGGCTGGTATCTGGTTGATTATATGCCATTATCAGCTATTCTGAAGCCGATTCACCAGTCCAATATACTATTTTATTCCGCCATGATCTGTCTGCTGTTGATGAGCTTTGCCGTGGCCTATCTGTTATATGTGCAGGTTCAAGTCCCTGTCAAACAGTTGATTCGTGGATTCCAACGATTGAAGCAGGAGGATTATTCAGTTCGAATTACGCCCAAAGGACGTAATGAATTCAGTTTTTTGTCCGAACGATTCAACTCCATGGTGGCGCAGATTCAGCAGCTGTTTGAAAATGTGTATCTGGAACAGATTCATGTGCGTGAAGCCCGACTGAAACAGCTGCAATCGCAGATTAATCCACACTTTTTCTATAATTGCTTCTCATTCATTACGAGTATGGCCAAGCTGAAGCGAGTGGATGCAGTGGTTGCCATGTCGCATAATCTGTCCCGATACTATCGGTATACGACGAGGCAGGAGCGTGATGTGGTGCCGCTCACGGAGGAAATTGAATTCGTCACCTGTTATTTGGAAATTCAGCAGATGCGTATGGACCGAATACGTTTCAAAATTGACTTGTCCGAAGACATCCTAAGGCAGGAGGTCCCTCCGCTAATCGTACAACCACTGGTGGAGAATGCGGTAATACATGGGATTGAAGCCGACGCCGAAGCTGGGGAAATACGGGTATCGGGAGAACAGAAAAATGGCATGATGATTCTTACCGTAGATGACGACGGGCACGGTATGGATGAGATGGCCCGGCAGATGCTGCTCCACAAACTCACAGGCGGTATGGATCAAGAGATGGGTTGTGGGTTGTGGAACGTTAATCAGCGTCTTCAGCTCAGGTATGGGGACCAGGCGGGAATTAGCATTACGGAATCACCGCTCGGCGGGCTGCGTGTTACCTTGTCCTGGCCTGCTGATGAGAAACATCTTCTTGAATAG
- a CDS encoding response regulator, with the protein MIDILLVDDETYVTESLELTIPWGELGVTTVLRAASGKEALQILEENAVDLVVTDIRMPGMSGLELVEEVSSRWAHIRCILLTGHSDFQYAKKAIQLQAADYILKPVNDEEFMASVSAAISSLRDDWDEFDKYHRLLYSRKSDYKILRENLMHDLLLGREISARALGEQLEKYEIVLQPDQSAVMMLIRLTGRFLAMDQQSLDLMEFAVGNIAEEVFGPNFNVWFGRGPHESLVMIIQSPDWTEPAQTQVDELKQPAGTFREHVIRYLQGDLSMVVTAPFQFSDLTTAYRKGLGSLVLSGPEENTIIYMDKDLTKRPENDAAQALEELYKPPVLPQLLETKQWEAAARKLNAVFDAAERVCLSREHVYEMYLSVTNAFMYIAHKQGHLVHEIDHAGFDLLLAHQLIQSPDKLRRWATEMLAKLQDELSDQEGVQSRRHVIKQVQEMVTRDAGQDLSVKMIADKVYLHPVYLSKIYKAETGEGLGDYMIRMRMERALYLLKNTNKKIYEITSELGYQNPQYFSKMFKKHYGMTPNEYRDQA; encoded by the coding sequence TTGATTGATATTTTACTGGTAGATGATGAGACGTATGTAACGGAAAGTCTGGAATTAACCATTCCCTGGGGAGAGCTCGGGGTTACGACGGTTTTGCGTGCAGCATCTGGGAAGGAAGCACTGCAGATTTTGGAAGAAAATGCAGTGGATCTTGTGGTGACCGATATTCGAATGCCGGGCATGTCCGGGCTGGAGCTGGTTGAAGAGGTAAGCAGTCGATGGGCGCATATCCGCTGTATCCTGCTGACCGGGCACAGTGATTTTCAATATGCCAAGAAAGCTATTCAACTGCAGGCTGCTGATTATATTCTCAAGCCGGTGAACGATGAGGAATTCATGGCTTCGGTCTCCGCTGCCATCTCGTCTCTTCGGGATGATTGGGATGAATTTGATAAATACCATCGATTGCTGTACAGCCGGAAGTCAGATTATAAAATTCTGCGGGAAAATCTGATGCACGATTTGTTGTTGGGCCGCGAGATTTCAGCACGGGCACTGGGTGAGCAGCTTGAGAAGTATGAAATTGTGCTCCAGCCGGATCAATCGGCAGTCATGATGCTGATTCGTCTTACAGGCAGGTTCTTGGCAATGGATCAGCAATCACTGGATTTGATGGAGTTTGCGGTGGGCAATATTGCTGAAGAGGTATTTGGTCCCAATTTCAATGTGTGGTTTGGACGAGGTCCTCATGAGAGTCTGGTCATGATTATACAGAGTCCGGACTGGACGGAGCCTGCTCAGACACAAGTGGATGAACTAAAGCAGCCAGCTGGAACTTTCCGCGAGCATGTCATTCGATATTTGCAAGGGGATCTCTCCATGGTCGTCACAGCACCGTTTCAATTTTCCGATCTGACTACGGCTTATCGTAAAGGTCTGGGATCACTCGTGTTGTCCGGGCCAGAGGAAAATACAATCATTTATATGGATAAAGATCTGACCAAACGCCCGGAGAACGATGCAGCACAAGCGCTAGAAGAGCTCTATAAGCCACCCGTACTGCCTCAATTGCTCGAAACCAAACAATGGGAGGCTGCCGCGCGCAAACTGAATGCCGTCTTTGATGCAGCGGAACGTGTATGTCTTTCCAGAGAACATGTATATGAGATGTATTTGTCTGTAACAAATGCTTTTATGTATATCGCGCATAAGCAGGGCCATCTCGTGCATGAGATTGATCATGCAGGATTTGACCTGCTGCTGGCGCATCAATTGATTCAATCGCCTGACAAACTTCGCCGCTGGGCGACAGAAATGCTTGCCAAATTGCAGGATGAGCTCTCCGATCAGGAAGGCGTACAGAGTCGCAGACACGTCATCAAGCAGGTTCAGGAGATGGTAACCAGAGACGCAGGGCAGGATCTGTCCGTGAAGATGATCGCAGACAAGGTATATTTGCATCCCGTTTACTTGTCCAAGATCTACAAAGCCGAGACCGGTGAGGGGCTGGGCGATTATATGATTCGTATGCGGATGGAGCGTGCACTCTATTTGCTCAAAAATACCAACAAAAAGATATACGAGATTACCAGTGAGTTGGGGTACCAGAATCCGCAATATTTCAGCAAAATGTTCAAAAAGCATTACGGCATGACACCGAATGAATATCGGGATCAGGCATAA